The following DNA comes from Pelagicoccus enzymogenes.
CAAACAGCAGAAGGCGTCACCCTTCCGAATTTGATTTCCGAAATCGTAGAAAAGGACGAGGTCACGGCCGAAGATTACGGGAAGGTCGCTTCCGGGACGATGCAAGTCGCCATGCAGCTCATGCAGCAAGGGCAAGAGATGCCGGATGGTCCGGTGAAAGACGCTCTTGATGCCGTAGCAGCAGGAAGGGAGCTCGACCCCATCGCCGCAGATTGGGACAGTCTCGAGCAACGCCTACTCGACCTGCTCAATCCCCCGCATCAAGAGCAGCAGCCACAGCAACAGGAAGGCGACAACTCCGACGAGCAACAAGAGCAGCAAGACGGCGAGCAGCAGCAGGAAGGCAGTTCCGGTTCCTCGGAGGAGGGCTCAGAAAACTCGGAGGAGAGCGACGCCCAGTCTCAAGGCGATGAGTCGCAACAGTCGGACGAAGGCCAGCAAGGCGAAGACGCAGAGCAGCAACAAGAAGGGGAAAACGGCGAATCGCAAAACCAAGACGGCGGGGAAGAGCGAGGCGAGCAAGGCGAAGGAGACGAGTCTACCCAAGCGACCAACACGCAGGACGGCGCTCAAATGGGCGAGCTCGACCAGCCTGAGGAACAGCAACAAGTCGAGTTGGACGGCGAAGAATCCGCTCAGCAGCCTTCTCAAGAAGAAATGCAAACCCTAGGCGGAAAACAGGCAGTTGGGGAACCCGTCAATGCCGAGACCGCCGCCTTGAAGCAAATGCTGGAGCAGCTCCGCCAGCAGGACCAACCCGGAAAACTTTACCAGATCTTACAGGAAGCCCAAACGGGCGGAAAAAAGAAACAGCAACCCAATGCCAAGGATTGGTAACCATGCGTTTCCCTCTAGCTAAACTTCTAATCGTCCTCGCCGCCGTATCCGGCTGCGTATCCACAATCTGGGCTCAATCAGTCTATTGGTCTCCCAGCAGCGGCACGCTGCAGCAAGGCAAGTCCAACGCCATCGACCTCTTTTTCGACTCCTGCCAACCCGAAGGGCAACCGGAACTCCCGGAAATCAGTGGCCTGGACCTCCGCTTTCGCGGCCAATCGAGTTCAACCAACATTATCAACGGTCGCCGCAGCTCAAAAGTCATCCTCAACTATCAAGCAACTCCATTGAGGCTCGGAACCGTTACCCTGCCCAGTATTCGCGTACAGACTTCAGAGGGTGAAATGCAAGTAACAGCCGCCCGCTTCGAAGTAGTGGAAGCCACCGTGGGCAACAGCGGCGTCAGCCCGGATGAAGTCTTCGTTTCTCTTTTTCAAAACCGAGACGACAAGATCTACGTCGGCGAAGTCTTCGAATTGGAATACGTCGCTGGAGCCAAGGAGGAGTATCAGCTTGCCGACCTTTCCGTGCCGGAATGGAATCCTACCGAAATAGTGAGCGGTGGCTTGGTAGATGGCCAAGTGAGCCGTGTTAATTATCAAGGCTCCCCCTACCTGATAAAGCTGTACACGACCAAAGCCATCGCGACCTCGCCGGGCATCAAGCAACTGCCCTCCGCTACCCAGGAAGCGACAGTCGTGATCGGCCGCCGCCGTAACATCTTTCAAGAGGCGGTCTACGATTCCTTTATCATCGAAAGCGATCCCTTCGCTCTAGAGATCCTTCCCTTGCCGGAAGGGGCTCCCGCATCCTTCAAAGGTGCCGTCGGTCAATTCGAGCTGGATTCGCGCGTAGTGCCCGAACAAGTACAGGTTGGCGAACCGGTGACATGGACCTTGGAGCTCAAAGGCACGGGCAATTGGCCAGCAGGCATTGGCGTTCCAGCCCGTTCCGTCTCCAGTCGCTTCAAAGCGATTCAGCCGGAGATCAACAACGAGTTCAGCGAAGACAACCTTTTTAGCGGCAGCCAAAGCGAGGACATCGTGCTGATCCCCACAGAGGCTGGAACCTTCGATTTCGGACCGCTGGAATACACCTATTTCGACCCGCAGGAGGAAACCTACAAGACGATCAGCCTGCCCTCTCGCACCGTGACCGTGACTCCCGCCGTTCCGCAATCCCCCCAGGGCACGGCCACTCCCGCCGAGGCGGGGGCGCCTAGCGCGGATCAGTTCTCGGGCGAAACTCCGAGCTACGACCTCAATCCCTCCGGCCAAAATACCTTTCAAAAGCCACCCCAACTTCTCAAGGATCCGCAAGTATCGAAGCGTAGCGCAAAGGCGCCCAGCGAGAAGTTCTCCCTGCTCAGGCCGACGCTCTTGGCTGTCAGCGCTCCGATCGCGGGATGGCTGGTCCTGGCCATGCTGCAAAGCATCTTGGTCGATCCTCGCAGGCCTGAACGACGCGCCCTGCGCCAACTGCGCAAGCTCAGCCGACTGGCCTCACCCAGCGATCTCGAGCAACAAAAGCAGCACCATCGTAGGTGGCGAGATGCAGCCAGCCGCTACTTTGCAGTGAGAGCTCTCGAACCGACGCCGCTGGAAATTTTCAATTCTGCCAAGACACTGCGCAACGAGGAGTTCGCCAAGCATTGGAGCAAAGCCTGGGAGTTGTCCGACCAGCTCCTTTTTGGCAGAGGCAACATCGACCAAAAAGAATGGGAACGCCTACAGAAGCTCGCCGTTGGCATGTGCCCGGGAAAGAACTACAAGCCAAGCTCGGTATTTCGCGTGAAGTCCTGGTTCCCGGCCATTGCTCTATCCTGCATTGCCCTCGTCGATCCACATTCAGGCATTGCCCAGGAAATCGATGACTTGGAGCCGGCAGAGCTTTACCAGCAAGGTAAGTTCGAGCAGGCCGCCGCCCAATGGCTCGGCGCCCTGGACTCCGAACCCCAAGTGGTCGAGCACCGCTACAACGCTGGCTTGGCGTTCGCCCAGATGGGCGACTGGCCGCGCGCTTGGGCATACTGGACCAGCGCGTTTTGCCTCGATCCCAGCGACGAGAACGTGGCTTGGAATCTAAGAATCGCCCATCAAAACACCTCTGCCTACGATCCAGTGTTGCAGTCCCTGATCGAGGGCGAGGGCTTGTACCGCATCGTTCGCCTACGTTCCCCCTCCGCTTGGCAAACGCTATCGCAGCAAGCGATTTGGGCCCTCGGGTTCCTTCTCTTCGCAGCGATCTTGACCATCTACGTCAAGCCGCTTCGCCGCGCCTCAGCCTACCTGCTGGTGCTCGCCGTGCTGAGCGGCCTCTTCGCCTACTTTTCAGCATGGGCCCTGTCCAAGTACGAGGCTCTCGGCGAACCCGATTCTATTTTGGTCGTCGCCGAAGCCCCCTTGCTTTCAATCCCAACGGACCTGCAGGCCGAGCAGGTTTCAAGCGTGGTCGCAGAAGGTACCATCGTGACACGGCAGAAGAGCTTTCTCGGCTGGGTGAAAATCGAGCTGCCAAACGGCGAATCTGGCTGGCTGCGACAGGAAAACTTATTGCCTCTTTACGGACCTGCGACGCAAGGATAAGGCAATCAGGAACTTAGCCTTGACTGTAAAGAGAGGCGACGATTGGTCGATGCAATAAAATTGCCGAAATCACTCCCTTGGCAGAGTCGTTTCTCTGGCATAGTTCAAAACGCATCGAATGGATTTCTTTAAACGCCACTGTTCAACAATCGTACTCATTACGATAGCAGCGTTCTGGATCGGCATCAGGCTCGGTACAGACGACTGCCCGAGCTGCGTTGTGTCCAATTTGACCGACAGAGCTTTCAGCGAGGAGGAAACTGCGGTCGTCGCGGAAAAGGAACCAGCCGAGAAGAAGGTGAACTGGTCCACCGTCGATACCGAAGGAAAGCTCTTTTCCAGCAACGATCTCGACGGCAAAGTCGGTGTGCTTGTCTACTGGGCTACCTGGTGCGGAGGATGCAAGTCCGAGATCCCGGACCTCATCGCCTTGAGAAAAGAATTCGCGACAAGCGACGTAGAAATCGTAGGCCTCTCCGTCGACGAAGCTCACAAGGACCTCGCAGCTTTTGCCGAATCCGCCGGAATCAACTACCGTATCGCTCGGGTAACTCCGTCCATCGTCGAAACCTTCGGACAAGCGGAATCAATCCCTACCCTAATGATCGTAGACCAAGAAGGCCGTATTCACTTTCGCCATACAGGGGTCGTATCCAAAGATGCCCTGTCCGAGCGCGTTCGCAGCCTTCTCGCAACACACCACATCGATCGAGCTTACGGAATTTAAACAGTTCGTGCGCTGACCGTCCGCCTAGGCGGACGGGACGGTGACGAAGAATGTGGCGGATTCCACTTCGTCCACGCTGAGCCAGTAGCTTCTTTTCCCGCACTCATCTCATCCTGCGCAGTCCGCTACGAAAGGTCAGTCTGTCAGTCGAATGATCAATGCCCCCGATTCGCCAGAAGCTTCGGCCTCGTCAAGCGCGGTCGAAAAGATACGATTTGCCTCGACTTCTCCATCCTCCAAGAGAGCTGTCTTAAAATTCCTGATACGTTCCTCCGAGAGGTCCTCAATCCAATTACTGCTAAGGCTTACTTCTGGAGTCATTTCGACCACTGCAGCCAGCATTTTTTCAAAGCTCACCGATTCCACTGGATTCGATTCCGCTTTGCCAAGGTCCGAAACACTTTCCGACGGTGCGGAGGCGAGCTTGGGCTGAACATTTGTTTGAGGCGAAGGATTATCTTTCTTCCCGAATCCAATAAAACGAGCGAGTCGCTTTACCAATCCCGTGTTCGATTCTGCGGATTCGGTTCCCTTCGGAGTCGCCTCGACCACGGTGACAGCATCGTCCTCGGACGCTTCAACGCCTTGGCCCGCTTCCATCCCTTCTGTTACGGAGGCGGCTTGAATCTCAGCGTAGCGGCTCTCAACGGCAGCCCGCAGGGCCTCCCGGTCAACTGGCTGCAGCAAGTCTAGCCCGCTCACAACTTGAAACTGGGGATTAGCTAACGTGTGCATCAAGTATTGATCTTTTAAATACTGCTCTTCCGCAGGATCCGGTAAAAAGCTCGCCTCAAGCTTCAAGCCCGGGCGTTCGACCAGAAGCTTTCGAAGGGCTGTTACCTTGTCCATTGCTACCGAATCCAGTTCGACTTCCGATACTGCAAAAGCGATCGAATCTAAGTCCTCTCTCCCTCCCGCTAATCTAGCGAGAAATTTCAATGGCGATGCGACTGCATTCAAAATCAAGTTACGGAAAGCCTTACCGACCAAGCCCCAAGGTTTAACTTGAGGGTCCGAGAGATCACCTGAAACAGGCAAGCCGTTGTAAGAAATCATGCCGCTGGGATCTCTCATCAGATTGATGGCAAAGCCCAACGGCAGATTGATAGCCCGCTCGCTTTCGACTTTTTCTCCCAGCGTTAGCTGGTCAATTTTGAAATCGTTGCTTCCTTCCAAGCGATCGTCGCGTACTTCGTAGCGAGAAATAATCTCAAACTGCCCTTTCGATAGTTTGCGCCCCAAATACGTTGCCCAGTAAGGGCTCGTTGAAGTGAGGTCGTATCCACGAAAGCTCATGTCGAGGTCGAGGTACTTACCTGGATCCGCAATATTCAACTTCCCTTTGCCAGCGATTCGAGCGCTCCCGTCCACTGTACCTGAGAAATTGAAATTCGCCAATTCGTCCGACGAGGTAGAGACTCCTTCCACCAGTAAATCGAAATTGCTCAATCGGCTATTATGAGTCGAGACAAGGGTTGTATCCACAAAACCAGCCCCAGCAGACTTCAACTCCAAGCGGGCGAGCCGGAACCGCAAACCGGTGCTCTCCTCAACCGCTTCCGCCTTCTGCTCCACCTCCTGCTCGATTTTAGCGATGCGCTGTAGATTGATGCCGGCCTCGTCTTGCCACGTTGCGATCAATGGCTCTACGAGCGTCACGCTTTCGATCGTAACGTCCTCGCCCCGAAAATCGACCCCCTTCACCATCAGGCTCGCAAGCGAAGCGATTTCCTTCTCGGATTTCGATTCCTTCAGCAAAAGCTTCTCCAACTCGAGCGAGCCCGTCACAACCGGATTTTCGAAGGCATTCAATGCGGCATCGATCTGCATTCCAAGTACGCCGTCTTCCACTCGGGCATGAGCGAATTCCGACACGTAAGCCTGAGCGTGCCGCAGCTCCACGCCCTCCATGGTCAGAGAGGCCTTCGAGAGGCCTTGCAGCGACTCCAAAGCAGCATCAAGCTCCAGCTTTCCTCCAAGGGCATTCAGCGCCAGGGTGAGCGCTCCAGACGCGTCGTAAGCGCCATCGACTTGAGCGGCCTGCAAGGCGGAGAGCGAGAGCTCAATGTTTTCGATCTCAGTTTCAAACGGATCGGAAAGGCTTTGATCTTCAAAACTCAATCGTCCTTGAGAAACAACTACGGAATCAATCGACGCTTTAAAGTTGCCAGCAGTTGCCTTGTCCTCGCCGGAGGAGCTGCTGGCAACCGCCTCCTCGCTTTTCAGCGCCGGAAGTCTGGGGCTGCCGTCTGGAAGCAGAACCGACTCGAAAGCTGGTGCCTCCAAGGCGATGCGTTCAACTGCGAGCTCCATTTCTCGAGCGTTAAGCTGGATACCCTCCAGCCTCAGCGTTTGCCAAACCGCAAAGGTCTGGACTTCATCCGAAACCTCCACCCCTTCGACTCCGATATCTCCCGCTACCGTGATCGTTGCGCCACTTTCGCTTAGCTCAACATTCTGCGTAAGCTTAAAACCAAAAGTACCAGCGACCTCAGCTTCTACGGCTTCATCGACAAAGGGCTGTAAGCTCCGCAACGGAAAGCCGAGAAGTTCAGTCTTAATCTTGAAATGCCAAGGAGCCAGGCTAAGGGCCCCTCCGCTAACTTTTAGGGCGGCTCCGCTCCCCGTTGACAATTCTCCGTCGAAATCCCAATGGAAAGCAGCCTCAGCTGTATTTGCCTCGCTGATACCTCTTTTTTCCACCGTACCGATATCGCGCCCGTGGAACCGATCGATTGCCAAAGTCTCCTCGTAAGGCGTCGCGAGGCTGGCATCCTTGTAGTGAAACCTTAAGCTCTCGAGCGAGAGGTTTCTCACGATCACAGAAGGAACCGAAGAATCGCTATCCGTCTCGGCTTGAGGAGCCGCTGCCTGAGCATCTAGGATATCTTGAAAGCTGAAAGATCCGCTGGGATCCACGGCAACCCAAACATCGGCATCGTTGATCTCCACAGACTTCAGGGTGATGGTACCAAAAACACTCGCTAATTGCGGATTGGCGGAGAGCTTCGCAATCTCCAGCAGATTGCCTGCTTCACCCTCTCTAGGACCGACCGACAAACCGTACAATTTCGCTTCCAAGCTGAAGGGATTGAAGGTCGCTCTTTCCAAAAGCACATCACGTCCAAGCGTCTCGCTTCCAAGCCCTTGAATTTGCGATTTCAGGATCGCAGGAACGCCCCAAATACCAAAGGCAATGTAAAGCGTGAAAAGGACTAGGCCCGTGATAGCGAGTCGTTTGCGCCAGGAGTGTTTCGATGAAGCTCGTCTTGTCATAACTACGATTCCAGTAGGAAGCTTTCTATGATGAACCGTGGATCATGGCAAGGTTTGGAGTTGTAGGAACCCTCATTTTCAGCTTCCTCGGGGGCTA
Coding sequences within:
- a CDS encoding BatD family protein, with the translated sequence MRFPLAKLLIVLAAVSGCVSTIWAQSVYWSPSSGTLQQGKSNAIDLFFDSCQPEGQPELPEISGLDLRFRGQSSSTNIINGRRSSKVILNYQATPLRLGTVTLPSIRVQTSEGEMQVTAARFEVVEATVGNSGVSPDEVFVSLFQNRDDKIYVGEVFELEYVAGAKEEYQLADLSVPEWNPTEIVSGGLVDGQVSRVNYQGSPYLIKLYTTKAIATSPGIKQLPSATQEATVVIGRRRNIFQEAVYDSFIIESDPFALEILPLPEGAPASFKGAVGQFELDSRVVPEQVQVGEPVTWTLELKGTGNWPAGIGVPARSVSSRFKAIQPEINNEFSEDNLFSGSQSEDIVLIPTEAGTFDFGPLEYTYFDPQEETYKTISLPSRTVTVTPAVPQSPQGTATPAEAGAPSADQFSGETPSYDLNPSGQNTFQKPPQLLKDPQVSKRSAKAPSEKFSLLRPTLLAVSAPIAGWLVLAMLQSILVDPRRPERRALRQLRKLSRLASPSDLEQQKQHHRRWRDAASRYFAVRALEPTPLEIFNSAKTLRNEEFAKHWSKAWELSDQLLFGRGNIDQKEWERLQKLAVGMCPGKNYKPSSVFRVKSWFPAIALSCIALVDPHSGIAQEIDDLEPAELYQQGKFEQAAAQWLGALDSEPQVVEHRYNAGLAFAQMGDWPRAWAYWTSAFCLDPSDENVAWNLRIAHQNTSAYDPVLQSLIEGEGLYRIVRLRSPSAWQTLSQQAIWALGFLLFAAILTIYVKPLRRASAYLLVLAVLSGLFAYFSAWALSKYEALGEPDSILVVAEAPLLSIPTDLQAEQVSSVVAEGTIVTRQKSFLGWVKIELPNGESGWLRQENLLPLYGPATQG
- a CDS encoding TlpA family protein disulfide reductase; this encodes MDFFKRHCSTIVLITIAAFWIGIRLGTDDCPSCVVSNLTDRAFSEEETAVVAEKEPAEKKVNWSTVDTEGKLFSSNDLDGKVGVLVYWATWCGGCKSEIPDLIALRKEFATSDVEIVGLSVDEAHKDLAAFAESAGINYRIARVTPSIVETFGQAESIPTLMIVDQEGRIHFRHTGVVSKDALSERVRSLLATHHIDRAYGI
- a CDS encoding DUF748 domain-containing protein is translated as MTRRASSKHSWRKRLAITGLVLFTLYIAFGIWGVPAILKSQIQGLGSETLGRDVLLERATFNPFSLEAKLYGLSVGPREGEAGNLLEIAKLSANPQLASVFGTITLKSVEINDADVWVAVDPSGSFSFQDILDAQAAAPQAETDSDSSVPSVIVRNLSLESLRFHYKDASLATPYEETLAIDRFHGRDIGTVEKRGISEANTAEAAFHWDFDGELSTGSGAALKVSGGALSLAPWHFKIKTELLGFPLRSLQPFVDEAVEAEVAGTFGFKLTQNVELSESGATITVAGDIGVEGVEVSDEVQTFAVWQTLRLEGIQLNAREMELAVERIALEAPAFESVLLPDGSPRLPALKSEEAVASSSSGEDKATAGNFKASIDSVVVSQGRLSFEDQSLSDPFETEIENIELSLSALQAAQVDGAYDASGALTLALNALGGKLELDAALESLQGLSKASLTMEGVELRHAQAYVSEFAHARVEDGVLGMQIDAALNAFENPVVTGSLELEKLLLKESKSEKEIASLASLMVKGVDFRGEDVTIESVTLVEPLIATWQDEAGINLQRIAKIEQEVEQKAEAVEESTGLRFRLARLELKSAGAGFVDTTLVSTHNSRLSNFDLLVEGVSTSSDELANFNFSGTVDGSARIAGKGKLNIADPGKYLDLDMSFRGYDLTSTSPYWATYLGRKLSKGQFEIISRYEVRDDRLEGSNDFKIDQLTLGEKVESERAINLPLGFAINLMRDPSGMISYNGLPVSGDLSDPQVKPWGLVGKAFRNLILNAVASPLKFLARLAGGREDLDSIAFAVSEVELDSVAMDKVTALRKLLVERPGLKLEASFLPDPAEEQYLKDQYLMHTLANPQFQVVSGLDLLQPVDREALRAAVESRYAEIQAASVTEGMEAGQGVEASEDDAVTVVEATPKGTESAESNTGLVKRLARFIGFGKKDNPSPQTNVQPKLASAPSESVSDLGKAESNPVESVSFEKMLAAVVEMTPEVSLSSNWIEDLSEERIRNFKTALLEDGEVEANRIFSTALDEAEASGESGALIIRLTD